Genomic DNA from Channa argus isolate prfri chromosome 2, Channa argus male v1.0, whole genome shotgun sequence:
gctcatttttattcactgtcAGACTTCACTGTAATTCTTTTTCAAAAATTCAAGAAGggcatgctaaaaaaaaatctatcacCATTAGTTTAATAGCATGAGACATGGCACAAGGCGCCACTCTGCTGTAGGTGCATGAAGCCAAAAGAAGTGAGTTACAAAGATGTGAACAGGAAAACAGCAACACTATATTTATGGCAATGAAAGCTAAAGTCCACTGTGGCTCAATAAAAGCACTCACATATATGAACATCTGAAATTAATTTGTTCTGAAACCACCTCTTccaatttcattcatttcaatcCCCATATGACCTGCGTGTAAACCTGGAACAGCTGAAGAAGCTCAGCAGGAGGTGGTTTTCTCTTCATATAAAGGTGGATGCCTGTATGGTAGTattctgtgctgtgtttttttttttaacccttttttttaCACTTCTCTGCTCTGATCAGATCATATGATACAGGATAAATAATGGGGGGAAGGAAATTCTGTCTGGTTTCATTGCAACTTTACAttagtatgtactgtatattgagAAAATTGTTTATTAGGTAAATATTGAGCAATCTGCCAGTTTTCTGCCTCTAATACAAAAGCAGTTCAGTGTAGGTAAATTTAAATCTTTTGTCAATTTGCAAATTTGTATAGTTTGCTTAGTCCTTATCATAACATGCAAGCCTGAATGTTAAAAACTGTACCAAGGATTTTCTAATgtaattggatttttttttcttttgggagatttcatttcattgtagaatagaaaatgtttctgaatgtgtAAACTGTGCAAAGTATTTCTAAAGTATGTCCACATACATGCTTCTCTAACATGTTTGTGgtgttttgaacattttttgCTGTATAAAGGGCAAATAAAAACTCATTACTGTAAGCACAGTCATTTGTACAGTCTCCATGGTAAACtccaagagcagaaaaaaatatggAAACCCTTTCAATAGACGCCATGCTTTTTGACCCAGCTCGAGAGATTTCCACAACTACTGTAGTATGGATCAAACACCTCTTTGGCTGTCTGCTATTAAATTTAGTTCTCCTGAGACTGGCTGTGTGAAAAATCATTCTGTGTTTTTGCCCTTGGTATTAGTGTTATTGTATTGTCAGACAACAGTCTGCTGTTTTTCGatgttacatttcatttttcttgttgttttcatttcattctaaGTCCTAGATACAGGGTTTTTCCATACAAAAAGATTCTCAAAGTATTtcctttaaagtattttaattatttgtgtgaAGAGCAATATGGTGGATTTGGCTGTGCTTTCCTGAATTGTTGGATCACAGTGACCTCTTGTGTATAAAACTATAATGACCTGTTGTGAGGACAATTGAATGCGTAGTTTTCCTTGTTACTATTTTGAGTTTGTCTATATACTGCGAAAATTTAACAACCCTTCATGAAAAGGTTTTGCTGTTGAGCACACAACCAAACCTGCAGAACTTTTTTTACCTTCCAgcataaaacacagactttcTAAACATGGGCCAAATAGCTGAAAGGAAATATTTTGTGGAAATGTGCCTTACGTTTGGCACTAGACAGCTGGAATTTGATGGAATGGTGCAGCCATGTAGCCTCAAGTGGAAACGAGAAGCTGGGTACAGCTGAACTCACTTCTTTCTAACTTCTCcagatgattttattttcaatgtcaTAGTCTTCAGAGCCAGCTGACACTGACTCAAGTGACGTCACTTGAGGACATTCATCAGATTCCTTCCCTCTAAAGGCTGAAATGCTCCCCTGGGGCAGATAATACTGTTTATAGAACCCCCATTTACCTATAAAGAAATAAGgtaaaagtaaatgttactGACTCAATCAAAGATTATTACAATATAATGACAATATCATGTGGTCTGAGGATTAAGGAATGATAATTATGATGGTAATGAAGAAAAACTGACCTGGCCCCATCTTGGTGAGCTCTTTCTTTGTAGTCTGTGGACTTTGTTGTGGTCTACATGCACAGCAGTGAAGACATAATAACTTGACACCACCATCATCAGCACCACCTGTGCTGGGTAATCAGATGGACATTGCAAAAGTGTGTGATAGATTGATGTGAGTGTGGGTATCCACATAAAATGAGACGGACAAGACTGGCATATCTCTGCAAACCTGGTACGTGAAggagtaaaacattttgtttggcaaagaaACTTTTGAGTAGATCCAAAACACATCCAAATGACTTATTGCTGCTCTAGATTCTATCCCCTTTTATAAGCAATAAACTCTTATCCAAACAGCATGATTTAGATATGTATcctatgtgtttgtttggtttcaCATGCAATGGAGGGATGATGTCGTTAATCTAAATATATCTTATTTCGTTACATGATACCTTGAAGCGAGGTGACCTCACTTCATGAAAAAAGTAACTCCTTTTATAGGTTTCAGGGAAGGCATTACATGACCCTGGTGTCCTTCCTTATCTTCACACAtacaatacaaagaaaacatataaaTTAAAATCCCTATTGATGCATGCATACTTTTTGAATGACTGATATCAATACATAACTGTACAATAAAGGTACAATAAAGAGCTAAATAATCAGTTAGTGAAGCATCTGTAAATAAATCAGAACTTACTGAAAACCCCAATATGTGTAGAGGCAGCCTATTTAGACCCGGCGCGCTTATATATAGTTCAAAGAGATGAGTCATTTTTATGTGCATTACTCTCTTTGTGACATGGGGGTGACCCAAGTTAATGATTTGCGTGCAATTCTTCCCATCAATCCCTGTCAAGTCCTCTTGCACACCAGCAGCATACCATTGCTGAAATGGTTCTCATTGTGACTGCATGAGGTAATGAGAGAAACTCAGTTGAGTATactgcacatgtgcaaaaaATCCAGCTCAGTCGAAACCACAGGTGGTGTTGAGTGCTGTTTATGTGCATGATGGAGAGACCTGATAAAGACACAGGTCAGCATCAACTATACCATGTACTCAGCTCCTCTCTACCCCTTTGTTTCTCACAGAGGAGGCCCAGTCTGAGCCACTGGCCTGTCACAATAACCTTACATCTATTTCAGTGGAGTAGCGATGTTTCTAATACAAAACGGCAATGTAGATAATGTATGTATCCAATGTAGATCATAAGTCTAAAACCAAATTATGCTATTGAAATATGTGATAATCACTTACTCTGGTAACGGGGTCATAAGTAATTGTCTGTGTCATTCAGCCAAACTAAACTGTGACCTTTGATTATGAGATGAAATAATGTCACGCTAAAAACAGgtaaataatttgtcatttaaatctGTCCATCACTGCAGAGACAAATCTACTAACTCGTGTTAGTGTGCATACAGTAATTGCTTGAGGGCACTGTAAATACATAGTATATTGTCCAGAGGACCTTAATGACAGAAATATATAGGTCCTTCTGTGGCACATATGCTTCAGTCAAGGCATAGCCATTCCTTTgccacatttagaaaatgtctttcATGGTTACCTAATGCACCTTGTGACATTTTGACAAGGTTATCTGCAAACCATACATCAAACAATTGCAAcactacacattttaaaaaagagtaAGTTAGCTGTGTACTTGTCAAAGCATGTTTTTTCAAATATCTGGTCCACCCGTTCTTATGGGTACTGAAGCTATAGCCCATCATTCTGCAAGTTTATATGAAGTGTGCATGGTATAACAAATTTTTAGTACAAAGAAATTCAAGTTAGTGCCATTTCTAGTCAGAAAAGCCACCCAGAATCATAAAACaggcatttattttaatactttgatgttttaattaaaatgagaaTTAGTTAACGTTTACATCTGATACAGACCAGATGTCTTGGAGAGCTCCATAGCTGATACTATATATTGTAATCAAGTGGGACTTTGTCAATTTTGGTAAGTGTAAGATGTGTAGATATTCAGTCAAGAGCAGGTGTAGCCACCTGACTCTCTGAACATCCTGCACTAAATAGTAGTGATTCTCTCTTCTGAGATCATCTCTGGTTGAGAGTAACTATTAATCAAATGTGGATTGGGCTCTTTGCTTCACTCCCTTCATGCTGGTCCAGTTGCACCTCTTCATGACCTTTAGATGCTTGCATGAGGTGaaccataaaataaattacattgctAATAAATTAAGCTTGACAGTCACTGCCATTTCAAAGAGATATGTTTTCGCTGCAGTCCCAATGGATGAAACATAGTTAAAGATATCTTAACAAATAAGGGGATTTATGTCGCAGAGTGTTTCATATCAGACACGTAAGCCTCATATCATCCAGAACAGCAGATGAAAATGGAACAAGTTCAAAAACTCAGTGACAAACAGGGAACTTTGTAGAGGTGTTGAAAGATGAGTTAGTTGTgagtggtggtggaggtggtgtcaTGCAGATGCCTTTTCCCATCAATGCATTGGAATAGTGACATCAACATCAACAGTGAAAATGGCTCATCGATGAACAGGGGAGGGCTACGCTGTATATAAAGGCGAGAACTTTCCTTGCACGAAAAGACTGATCAACCAGTTTGACTGCTTTTCCCCATACTAAAGCATCAAAACCTGCCTACTTTGTCTTGGATATAAGGACAGAAAATCTGGTAAGAATGGCATGATAGTGGATACATTTATCAATGCATAGTTACAAAAGGCTGCAAAATGCCAGTAGTATATTGCAGggcaaaaaatatgttttaataacatttctaactactatttttatttcatttgttgcaGTTACTCAGCATGTTTTCACTGAGGTACTTGGAAACATTGGTTTTCATACTCTGCCTCACCAGTTTACACATAGAGACTAAACCACTGAGGTAAATTTAGCTTTTAGTTTGTGTCTTGGCAATTTCAAATATTACACTTGAGGTAATACAAAATAGATCATTAATAATATCATTAATAATAACCATAATAAATGGTTGGGTGAGCAGGGGATTCTTCTTGAATTAACAGTggtattttctgtttctacagAAAAAGAACTATCAGCGAGGTACAACTTATGCACAACTTTCAGGAACACAAACAAGTGGGAGAAAGACAGGACTGGCTCCAAGAAAAGTTAAAGAAGATCATTGTTGCCAGCACCAAACCACAGCACGGACAATCAGGGATTataaaaaatgatatttttggATCAAACATgtggaaaagttgaaaacaaaTTGTTAGGTATCCTGTATctaactcacacacactttttctctctatatatatataaatagatatCTATATGCATATCCATATAGATAGATATGCATATAGATATCTTAATCTATATCTATCTGTatagatatatacatatatagacCGATAGATTTAGAGTGTTTTGGTAACCAAACAGAAGCACTGTATAAAATTTTAGGAACTGAGaatgaaatcaaattttaatgtgtgtttttatttttatttttttattaattaatttatttgttattttctgtctgttttgttattttcattttatttatttttactttcatgctgaagattagatttttcatattaaacatttaactttttttttacattattttgtaaGGTACACCAAAAGgattatttacaaaaattaaaGTTTCTATTTGAGGACATCAGTTGTTGgtttttcttgtgcttttaTCTTACAATTTCTTCCTCTGGTTAACGATTGTCAAAATTCTCTAAAATATATGTTGTTTACTGCATATTCTAATGTATCAATAAGGCCAATCTATAGAGCTAGTCTCACATGTTCAACATGAAAAGGTTGATGtggcattattttattatgacaGTACTTGTTATGGCCTTTTTTGCTTAGTCTTTCCTGGAGCCAGATTCAGTCATCTACTATTTTGCTCCTGATTTCCAATAcgaattttattaatttgcttCTACAAAACCTCTTCTAAAAAGTCCCTGTTTCAACTCCCCGCACTTTGCTGATAAACATCTCATTATTGTTAACTGAACACATCTCATAGTTTACCTTACTCTAAATACACTAGCCGATAATGGCCCTCCAGTCACACCTTGTTTCAAGCTTGGTGGTATATAAAATCTCTTTGCAGAgattttatgtaaacattttattattgattgaaattattaaaattgtagTGTATTACTTTTAGTTTTCTGGATAGTGATTTTGAACAGGCATCCATTATCTTACTACCTTCTTCACATTCAGAACTTCATTTAGCTTCCTTGAGACTCGGAGCTGCACAGAGATTAAAATGTACTGCTTTTACTAATTTATTAGACTTTCTAGTACAATCACTCCATGATCGTTTAGGTGTaggtatttatttttgattccCTCAAAAATTTCTAGCAGCTACCGTTGAAAGGTTTCTGCGGTAAATGTTTACAACTTGTTAAAGTTaagtagaaaaaaacagaagctcGCACTTTTAATTATCGCGAGACCTGCCGATGTCGTTCAATTCTCGATTACCTTTttaggaaaaaagacaaaatgtgctTAGTACTGTAAAGACAACCAATCGACTGTACTcaacacagtttcatttttaaattaaatttatcaGAATAATTTTGATTGGCACATTTATGAACAGATACTTAGCAGTCCTTagcatttttctctttgtgtacGTGATTACGTCACCGACAACGGTTGACACGTCGGACGTCAGTGCATGAGTGTTTTGAAAGGAGATGGCTGGTTAACTGCTAAGCGTTTGAGATTACACTACAGCAGAAACGTAGCTAACAAGGTAGTTATTTGTTATATTATATCCACGTCTGCCTAGAATATGACAGCTTTTGTCTTAGATCGGTTGGGAAACTTACAGTAGTTGAATAGCTGTCTTCAAATATTGTTTTAGCGCTGTTGTAACGTACCGCTAGCAACCACAGCTAATTAGCTGATATTAGCTTGCTATGCTAACACAGGAAACTAGCTATCCTAATCGTAGGCTGACTCACTCTGGCAACGAAGTTGACAATATTTTGCTTGTCGATGTGTAATATTAGACTAGGTATTTAACTTAAATTACAACCGGAAATATCAAGAGTGGTTTACTTTAAAACTGCACCGCTAACAAGAAATTTTGTTAACTGGAAGTAACGTTAGCCAATTAGCTAGTGGTTTGCTATGGGCTGATCAGGGGATATAACTGACTTGTTGATAATTAAACAGATTATGAACGGTGAAAGATCCAGGCCGTTGTCCCCCCTTTACGGGTGATGGAAGGACGTCTGCAGTCAAATGACAGTAACTCCAGCTACAGCGAAACCTGGGAAGGAAAAGCAACAGGCAGACCTCGTAAATTCAGCAGGCATTCGAGGTAAGCCAACTAAATGTCAGACAGATCTTCAAAGCAAAGTTTACAGCACTACTTTTGTGTCACTCGCGATTAGGACAGGACTATAGATTAATCAAGCAAATATTTGTCACACATAAatcttttttatatacatttttgatgGTTCAATTAATGTTTCTGAAATGAATAGAGATTCTCATATGTTTATTTTAGCTAGTTGTATAATAGTGCTTGAAAAAACAATCACTCTCATAGCTAATATAATCTTAAGGTCATTTTTATCTATTTGTTACGTTGCCTGTAAAccataacaaataaaacagcaatttaTGTCAAAGGTGATTTCTTTAAAGCTATTTGTATCTAACGAAAAGCTCAAACTAAAGATGCAAAGTAAACCTTGAAGAAGTGGCAAACATATGGCATCCTTATGAAACCAACTTATAATACAGGCCATTCTGTAATAGGTAATATATTGCATGAGAAGGTCATAAtatctttttctacttttacgTAAATCATTCAGTGTGCTCCTAACCTTCAAGGTTAGCTTTGGTAATGAAAGTTAAACAATGATAACCTTGATAACAGTATATGCTTTTCATCTTACTGTGTTTGATTGTATGAAGTTTTTTGAGACAGAAAGAGTAAGagattgtgtatttgtttcagACCAAGGAGGGTCAGCCTGTAAGGTTGCCTGTGGTCTTTAAGTGGGTTGTACTCACTACATGTTATTAACATACATCTGTGCTTATAGCTTCTATCTTTTATTAAAAGATATCAAACATAtatactgattttatttttaccagtAAACAGTCTCTGTGAgtcagaatttttatttaaatgtagagTTATATATGAATATGTCTTATATAAATGTGTGACTGTTGAATTGTAAGCAGAATATATACCATGATCTGTtagattttgttctttttatacttttgttaatttgtgcaaaTAACTAATATGCAAAACATCTGTGACGTTCTTGGCTCTGTCAGGAATGGGTGTGTCTGTTTATCAGAATTACTcacttaacaaataaaaaaaatatctcttCGGAAAGAGAGTAACGTCAAGTCTGCTTTTGTTGGAAAAGCAGCAGTCCGGTCCAAGCATCTCGAGTGAAAGCAGAACAGAGAAAGATGAGCCTACATGGTGCAAGTGGGGGCTGTGATCGCTCACGGGACCGCCGGCGCTCCAGCGATCGCTCTAGGGACTCTTCACATGAGAGAGAAGGCCAGCTCACCCCCTGCATTCGTAACATCACCTCACCCACCCGACAGCACAACAGTGGTGAGTATGCATGGAAAGAATAGAGGGCTTATGTGGGTGTCATGTCTGCAGCTCTTGGCAACTACTGTTAAGAACAGTTTACATGGTTGACATGGTTTCTATCTGTGCTGATTTTGGCTGTAAATTGATGAAGTCAGCACTAATCCACTTCTTTGTGTTTAAGCCAAGAAAGCTTGTAGTTATATTGTCTTGTTTAGAAGACACATGTTTGGTCGATCAAATAAACAACCTTTTTTGGCATACTTCTGACCAATAGGTTATTAATCAGCAGTATGCCAAAGATGCTATGAATGCTGGTTGCTAAAGTGTGTTTCccagtaattaataaaactcATCAGGCTGAAAATGTTGGTGCGTGGGTTTTTACTGTATTAATTGTGACTTAAGTTAAAAGTGAAAACTGTCCTTTGTGGTTCATTCCTCTGCTTGTCTTTGTGTAGACCGTGAACGAGATGGTGGACCATCATCGCGGCCCAGTAGTCCACGGCCTCAGAGAGTCTCTCCCAGTGGCTCGAGCAGCAGCGGGGTGGTGAGCAGTCGCAACAGCAGTCTATCCAGTACTGAAGGGACATTCAAAAGCCTAGCAGTTGGAGAAATGGTTTTTGTCTACGACAATCCTAAGGAGGGAGGAGCAAGTGCAAGTGTTGGGAACCGAAACATAAGGACATCAGAAAGAGTCACTCTGATTGTTGACAACACGCGCTTTGTAGTAGACCCTTCCATCTTTACTGCACAACCCAATACCATGTTGGGCAGGTACACTACTTTATGCCTCTTATTCTTTGCTCTCATTATAGCAACAATatgttgttatatttattaGTCACGAATTTATGAATTAAATCTATTTCTATAAATGtagatacagtaaatgttatggacattttccagtttctctgatttacagaataaagcaaagctcctttttatttcagaatgtTTGGATCTGGAAGAGAACATAATTTCACACGGCCGAACGAGAAAGGGGAGTATGAGGTCGCTGAAGGCATCAGCTCAACAGTTTTCCGTGCTATTCTGGTCAGTCTATTTTTATTGTCTATTATGGTAGactttgatacattttaaagaccccttaacatttttctttgctgttcaTGCTTTATAGTTGATGCATTGGCACAAACCTGTGCCACTACTAAACTGTAATGCATTAACTGTATCCATTTTTATgttgaatgaaataaaataaatgtatctataaactaaaaatgtttttttgcgaGTGCTCTGGtttgacttatttatttaaatttttttggcttttttgccTTCCTCTGACGGCAGTAGTAGAGATAAGGACAGGAAAGGTGAAGGGTGAGACGTGCAAAAAAGGTCCCACGGCTGGACGTTGAACCGTGACTATATTGGATGGATTGCACCTTAGCCATTATATTACCTGGATGCCTGAGTCCAGTATGATTTATATAAGGTTATATGTCTTTGTCAAATTCCTCCGAAATTGGTCTTGTCTCACAAACCACTTCTGTTTCACACATATGAAGAGGAAATGTTATGGAattgtttgtggttttctttagaACTTCAaaaactttgaatttttttctcttgatgTATGTCATAAATACATGTATTAGCACAGCTTTGAAATAACTGCCTTTATTTTGATTTCTTCTAATTGCCAGGATTACTACAAATCTGGGATAATACGTTGTCCTGATGGAATCTCTATCCCTGAGTTGCGGGAGGCTTGTGACTATCTATGCATCTCCTTTGACTACAGCACCATCAAATGCAGAGACCTTAGTGAGTGTTTCTTTTGGGTTTCACACATTACCATTGACACTCCATtccacacacttacacaccatAAACAGGGTGTCTGGGGATCAAATCCTCAAAAGTCgtatttttaatgtgaaagcccttacattttttaacacagTGCATACTTATTAGAATTAAAATCAAACCCAGCAGATTTAATGTAATGTGATTAGAAATATAAACGTTTATATTCTGCTGTTattgtttcaatttttttcctATTATCTTTTTACTTAGTTTATGTTCAGTCCTGCACAGTCTACTACTATGTCCTTTGATTTTCCCATGAAGTTAAGAGGATTCAGAAAGTAAATAATTCATTTAGCTAGAATGCTAATCTAGGATAGTCCAGGTGTTTTCAGAgaattcttttaattttgtatgaTTTGATTAGCAAATGTTTCAATGTGGACAATATGGTCTCCGCTTCAGCACAGGGCCATGATGATTGATTAATGTGTAATACATTGAGAGTGTGGAGAAATGGAGCAAACCTTTCATACTACTTATATAGGTACTACTAAAAGTCACCTTTTAATATGATGCACTTCTTAACGACTCAACTATGATCTCAGTAATAAATACATAGTAGAATTTTcacttttaacaattttaacttaaaactttggaaattataaccttgtagaagtagaattcatggccgagctgctgtattggattgtacaAGTGTATGTtttggctgatcagtgtacTTCCTTGCTttgtctgtatgtatgtgtggagGATTTAAAACGCTAGGCACATAGTGGCAGGCTCCGGCCAAACAACTGCATTTGTTCCTCATGAGCTTCTGCTTTTCCTCCTCACAAACAAAAGCCGTGGCAACACCCGAGAGGTTAATTTTGAgatcacagcagagcagcagcaacataaaTGGCAGGTACTATATGTAGATGCAGGTAGGCTATTTAGCTGTAGGGTATTTATGGTACATTAAGGATGATCATTGTTCTGTAAAAGACAGGCAGCATCTtagtgaataaataaaggttaaaaatatttgtagattatttaattttgatcatttttttatcttaaagcTGTTATTCACAATATACAGTGACTAAATCAAggattttaacatttctttgacATCTTTCCTTCAATTTGGACATGTCTCAAACTAACTTTGTTCAACATGGAACACTTAAGAGCAGTACTTTAGCGgtttattctgtaaatattGCTGGAATGAAAACTACTTTTTGTTAATTCAAACACTCACTTGCTGCAATACAGTCTCAAAGTAGGTATCAAATGAACCTTAGGATTGTTCTATTAAATAGTCTGAGCCATTTCACTGCCTCTCTACTAGAGTAGGACAAGTCTTAACACTGCTAAATGTCATTGTAACTCACGACTCTTCTTTATCAGGTGCCCTGATGCATGAGCTGTCCAATGATGGAGCTCGGCAGCAGTTTGAGTTTTACCTGGAGGAAATGGTTCTGCCTTTGATGGTGGCCAGTGCTCAGAGCGGGGAGAGGGAATGTCATATTGTAGTCCTTACTGATGATGATGTGGTGGACTGGGATGAAGAATATCC
This window encodes:
- the btbd10b gene encoding BTB/POZ domain-containing protein 10 isoform X1, with amino-acid sequence MEGRLQSNDSNSSYSETWEGKATGRPRKFSRHSSSSPVQASRVKAEQRKMSLHGASGGCDRSRDRRRSSDRSRDSSHEREGQLTPCIRNITSPTRQHNSDRERDGGPSSRPSSPRPQRVSPSGSSSSGVVSSRNSSLSSTEGTFKSLAVGEMVFVYDNPKEGGASASVGNRNIRTSERVTLIVDNTRFVVDPSIFTAQPNTMLGRMFGSGREHNFTRPNEKGEYEVAEGISSTVFRAILDYYKSGIIRCPDGISIPELREACDYLCISFDYSTIKCRDLSALMHELSNDGARQQFEFYLEEMVLPLMVASAQSGERECHIVVLTDDDVVDWDEEYPPQMGEEYSQIIYSTKLYRFFKYIENRDVAKLVLKERGLKKIRLGIEGYPTYKEKVKKRPGGRPEVIYNYVQRPFIRMSWEKEEGKSRHVDFQCVKSKSITNLAAAAADIPQDQLVVMHPGPQVDELDILPNHPPSGIHYSNNYSNEPDPDAPSPAV
- the btbd10b gene encoding BTB/POZ domain-containing protein 10 isoform X2, yielding MEGRLQSNDSNSSYSETWEGKATGRPRKFSRHSSSPVQASRVKAEQRKMSLHGASGGCDRSRDRRRSSDRSRDSSHEREGQLTPCIRNITSPTRQHNSDRERDGGPSSRPSSPRPQRVSPSGSSSSGVVSSRNSSLSSTEGTFKSLAVGEMVFVYDNPKEGGASASVGNRNIRTSERVTLIVDNTRFVVDPSIFTAQPNTMLGRMFGSGREHNFTRPNEKGEYEVAEGISSTVFRAILDYYKSGIIRCPDGISIPELREACDYLCISFDYSTIKCRDLSALMHELSNDGARQQFEFYLEEMVLPLMVASAQSGERECHIVVLTDDDVVDWDEEYPPQMGEEYSQIIYSTKLYRFFKYIENRDVAKLVLKERGLKKIRLGIEGYPTYKEKVKKRPGGRPEVIYNYVQRPFIRMSWEKEEGKSRHVDFQCVKSKSITNLAAAAADIPQDQLVVMHPGPQVDELDILPNHPPSGIHYSNNYSNEPDPDAPSPAV